One Petrotoga sp. 9PW.55.5.1 genomic window carries:
- the gltX gene encoding glutamate--tRNA ligase: MVRVRFAPSPTGYLHVGGLRTALFNWYFAKKHNGRFIIRIEDTDFERSKKEYEESILEELRWVGLDYDESVDKPGQYGPYRQSERLNIYKNYIEKLLNENKAYYSVLKDDETIFEDNNLPCKYKNNNDFSIVIKFKVNKNEEVSFTDLIRGDIKFDTKNLEDFVILRSNGIPIYNFTVVIDDYLMKISHVIRGEDHISNTPKQLLIYNALSFEVPKFAHLPLILGEDKAPLSKRHGEVSITYFRKEGYLPKAILNYLSLLGWNANEQIFDYNQKYQEFELTNVSKNPSVFDYNKLLWTNEVHLRKDSLEEIYNIFFEWINFVLIENKLSKEDEKFIKQVIEISREKVQTLKQLYEFSENFFTDNFDYQEDFVAKFMKKTWFEKLLKNAIDEFSKLEEFTVENIEKTLKNLSSLNITGRKNVYQSIRGSILGKTVTPGLYESIFVLGKERVIIRLKKALEYSKKISF; this comes from the coding sequence TTGGTCAGAGTAAGATTTGCCCCAAGTCCAACCGGTTATCTACATGTTGGAGGGTTAAGGACCGCACTATTTAACTGGTATTTTGCCAAAAAACACAATGGAAGGTTTATTATTAGAATAGAAGATACGGATTTTGAACGTTCAAAAAAAGAATACGAAGAAAGTATTTTAGAAGAATTAAGATGGGTAGGCTTAGATTACGATGAAAGCGTAGATAAACCTGGACAGTATGGTCCATACAGACAAAGCGAAAGATTGAATATCTATAAAAATTATATAGAAAAATTGTTGAACGAAAATAAAGCATATTATTCAGTATTAAAAGATGATGAGACAATCTTTGAAGATAATAATCTCCCCTGTAAATATAAAAATAATAATGATTTTTCTATAGTTATTAAATTTAAAGTTAATAAAAATGAGGAAGTTTCTTTTACGGATCTTATTAGAGGAGACATAAAATTCGATACAAAAAATTTAGAAGATTTTGTGATTTTGAGATCAAACGGTATTCCAATATATAATTTTACAGTAGTAATAGATGATTATCTAATGAAAATAAGTCATGTAATAAGAGGAGAAGATCATATCTCTAATACTCCAAAACAGTTGTTAATATACAATGCACTATCTTTTGAAGTTCCGAAATTTGCTCATCTTCCACTGATATTAGGAGAAGATAAAGCCCCATTATCTAAAAGACATGGGGAAGTTTCTATAACTTATTTTAGAAAAGAAGGATATCTTCCTAAAGCGATATTAAATTATTTGAGTTTGTTAGGTTGGAATGCCAATGAACAAATATTTGATTATAATCAAAAGTATCAAGAATTTGAATTAACAAATGTTTCCAAAAACCCTTCGGTTTTTGATTATAATAAGCTTCTTTGGACTAATGAGGTTCACCTTAGAAAGGACTCTTTAGAAGAAATATATAATATTTTTTTTGAATGGATAAATTTTGTTTTAATTGAAAATAAATTATCCAAAGAAGATGAAAAGTTTATAAAACAAGTGATTGAAATCTCTCGGGAAAAAGTGCAAACTTTAAAGCAACTATATGAGTTTTCAGAAAATTTCTTTACAGATAATTTTGATTATCAAGAAGATTTTGTTGCAAAATTCATGAAAAAAACTTGGTTTGAAAAATTACTTAAAAATGCAATAGATGAATTTTCTAAATTAGAAGAGTTCACGGTTGAAAACATTGAAAAAACTTTAAAAAACTTATCCTCATTAAATATCACAGGAAGAAAGAATGTATATCAATCTATAAGAGGATCTATTTTAGGAAAAACGGTCACTCCTGGCTTGTATGAATCAATATTTGTTTTGGGTAAAGAAAGGGTTATTATTAGACTAAAAAAGGCTTTAGAATATTCAAAAAAAATATCATTTTAA
- a CDS encoding L,D-transpeptidase family protein, translated as MIKITKGLLLVIFVTIFLIGFSEDYFFLYPAEYIQTQNIVKINLENYTSVKEKPNLYIYDGGNKKKLPVYQTINGDFYFNVNLNMFQGNSYSFLVTAENNRGEYISQFFPSFLEKDSFSGDIRFEITTSITENGYEYYFDYSPAEKFTLINIQFRDKDFKEEEFLEFLNEIENGFHEFVVIFHNEYGIPFEKKVKFLKLDKLVTTENMLKPKQVYEISTYHIVQKGESLYRISEKYNVLPGDLVNINNLKDPSLIYPGQPLKIGKVEYGESPLRLEIDLSNNKMYLYFHDTIIKNYIVAVGMSDHTPPGYYRISYKEKDPALYWYDEYIPPGSLMNGMGTRWLQLSNPQYGIHGTTKPWEIGKRISHGCIRMFNFDVEEIDFLVSLGTEVYVYN; from the coding sequence TTGATAAAAATAACAAAAGGATTATTGCTGGTCATATTTGTGACTATATTTTTGATAGGTTTTTCTGAAGATTATTTTTTTCTTTATCCAGCAGAATATATTCAAACGCAGAATATTGTTAAAATAAATTTAGAAAATTATACAAGCGTAAAAGAAAAACCAAACTTATACATTTATGATGGTGGAAATAAGAAAAAACTACCTGTTTATCAAACAATCAACGGAGATTTTTATTTTAATGTTAATTTAAATATGTTCCAAGGGAATTCATATTCTTTTTTAGTAACCGCTGAAAATAATAGAGGAGAATATATCTCTCAATTTTTTCCAAGTTTTTTAGAAAAGGATTCTTTTTCTGGTGATATTCGGTTTGAAATTACAACATCAATAACAGAGAATGGTTATGAATATTATTTTGATTATTCCCCAGCCGAAAAGTTTACTTTGATCAATATACAGTTCAGAGATAAGGATTTTAAAGAAGAAGAATTTTTAGAGTTTTTAAATGAAATTGAAAATGGCTTTCATGAATTTGTTGTCATCTTTCATAATGAGTACGGGATACCTTTTGAAAAAAAGGTAAAGTTTTTAAAGTTAGATAAACTAGTAACAACCGAAAATATGTTAAAACCCAAGCAAGTTTATGAAATAAGCACATACCATATAGTTCAAAAAGGGGAAAGCTTATATAGAATTTCAGAAAAGTACAACGTTTTACCCGGAGATTTAGTGAATATAAACAACCTTAAGGATCCTTCTCTAATATATCCTGGTCAACCATTAAAAATTGGAAAGGTTGAGTATGGGGAAAGCCCTCTAAGGCTTGAAATAGATCTTTCGAATAATAAGATGTATCTCTATTTTCATGACACCATTATTAAAAACTATATAGTAGCTGTTGGGATGAGCGATCATACGCCCCCAGGATATTATAGAATCTCCTACAAGGAAAAGGATCCTGCATTATATTGGTACGATGAATATATACCTCCAGGATCTTTAATGAATGGAATGGGGACAAGATGGCTTCAACTTTCTAATCCTCAATATGGAATCCACGGAACAACAAAGCCTTGGGAGATAGGGAAAAGGATTTCTCATGGATGTATAAGAATGTTTAATTTTGATGTTGAAGAAATAGATTTTTTGGTATCTTTAGGAACGGAAGTTTATGTATACAATTGA
- a CDS encoding TIGR00725 family protein, translating into MIVGVIGYSGNIYKEPVKSLTSLCFEVGKCIAKNNWIMMNGGRNGVMQLVSKAARNSNGKVYGVLPWEQQGNEYLDFTIKTGLDLNMRSFVLLKNVDVVISIGGEIGTAIEIFGAYSYKKPIFLMKGSGGWTDRVTNVLIEGKYLDNRKLVEVKQISSVEEMEKQLIALEEVKNNWSE; encoded by the coding sequence TTGATAGTTGGTGTAATAGGTTATTCAGGAAATATATACAAAGAGCCTGTAAAATCTCTGACTTCTTTATGCTTTGAAGTGGGTAAATGCATAGCAAAAAACAATTGGATAATGATGAACGGTGGAAGAAATGGTGTGATGCAGCTTGTATCTAAGGCTGCAAGAAATAGCAATGGTAAAGTTTACGGAGTTTTACCTTGGGAGCAACAAGGCAATGAATATTTGGATTTCACAATAAAAACAGGGTTGGATCTAAATATGCGATCTTTTGTTCTTTTGAAAAATGTAGATGTTGTGATAAGTATAGGTGGTGAAATTGGTACTGCTATAGAAATTTTTGGGGCGTATTCTTATAAAAAGCCTATATTTCTAATGAAAGGTTCTGGGGGTTGGACAGATAGAGTGACAAACGTTCTAATTGAAGGAAAATATTTAGATAACAGAAAATTGGTTGAAGTAAAACAAATATCTTCAGTTGAAGAGATGGAAAAACAGTTAATAGCACTTGAAGAGGTGAAAAATAATTGGTCAGAGTAA
- the coaBC gene encoding bifunctional phosphopantothenoylcysteine decarboxylase/phosphopantothenate--cysteine ligase CoaBC translates to MYPYLKNKNILLSVSSGIAIYKAIDLLSRLRKIGANPKVIMTKNAQSWISDQVFSAVGNCEVYYEIFDVKGGWIPHTELSRWADLLIIAPATANIIAKISHGIADDLVSSTALAYSKKAKLIVPTMNVRMYENPTNLSNLKMLNEQGWHIIEPEEGELADGEVGKGRYPDNIKILVHSEYLLTKKDFLNKKVLITAGPTVEKIDAVRFISNRSSGKMGYELAKEFSYRGAEVTLISGPTNLATPSIVKKIYRVENTQEMREKVLKEFQKNDIIIMSSAVSDFRIKNYSNQKLKKDSIINLELEKNPDILKELGEKKNEDQILIGFAAETENLKENAKKKLKEKNLDFIILNDVSRNDIGFDVEDNEISIISRKEELRIDKNNKRIIAGHICDYIFDRFF, encoded by the coding sequence ATGTATCCCTATTTAAAAAATAAAAATATATTATTAAGTGTTTCAAGCGGTATAGCAATATATAAAGCGATCGATCTGCTTTCAAGATTAAGAAAGATCGGAGCTAATCCTAAGGTTATTATGACTAAAAACGCTCAAAGTTGGATATCCGATCAGGTATTTTCTGCGGTTGGAAATTGTGAAGTTTATTATGAAATTTTTGATGTAAAAGGTGGATGGATTCCTCACACAGAACTTTCAAGATGGGCAGATCTCTTAATAATTGCTCCAGCCACAGCAAATATAATAGCAAAAATTTCACATGGAATAGCTGATGATTTAGTTTCTTCAACCGCTTTAGCTTATTCAAAAAAGGCAAAATTAATAGTTCCTACTATGAATGTTAGAATGTATGAAAACCCTACAAATCTTTCAAATTTAAAGATGTTGAATGAACAAGGATGGCATATCATAGAGCCCGAAGAAGGAGAATTAGCTGATGGAGAAGTAGGAAAAGGTAGATATCCTGATAATATAAAAATCTTAGTACATAGTGAATACTTACTTACAAAAAAAGATTTTTTGAATAAAAAAGTATTGATAACAGCAGGACCTACAGTTGAAAAGATTGATGCGGTAAGATTTATATCCAACAGATCAAGTGGAAAAATGGGGTATGAATTAGCTAAAGAATTTTCTTATAGGGGAGCAGAAGTTACTTTGATATCAGGTCCTACTAATTTGGCTACACCAAGTATTGTAAAAAAAATATATAGGGTTGAAAACACACAAGAGATGAGAGAAAAAGTACTAAAAGAATTTCAGAAAAACGATATTATAATAATGAGTTCTGCGGTCAGTGATTTTAGAATTAAAAATTACTCAAATCAAAAATTAAAAAAAGATAGTATAATTAACTTAGAATTAGAGAAAAATCCTGATATTTTAAAAGAACTGGGAGAAAAGAAAAATGAAGATCAAATATTAATTGGATTTGCAGCGGAAACAGAAAATCTTAAAGAAAACGCAAAAAAGAAATTAAAAGAAAAAAATTTGGATTTTATTATACTCAATGATGTTTCAAGAAACGATATAGGATTCGATGTAGAAGATAATGAAATATCTATTATAAGTAGGAAGGAGGAATTAAGAATTGATAAAAATAACAAAAGGATTATTGCTGGTCATATTTGTGACTATATTTTTGATAGGTTTTTCTGA